One segment of Cellulomonas fulva DNA contains the following:
- a CDS encoding bifunctional folylpolyglutamate synthase/dihydrofolate synthase: MSRREGGREHRRDEAAAAARREADEVYREILRRTPEHEIDPSFRRVQEVCELLGDPQRAYRVVHLTGTNGKTSTSRMVERLVREHGLRTGRFTSPHLTRVNERIAIDGEPIDDETFVATYRDVLPYVEMVDARSAERGEPRLSFFEVFVVMAFAAFADAPVDVAVIEVGMGGLWDATNVADGEVAVITPVGMDHEQWLGDTLLEIAAVKAGIVKDGATLVLAEQDEDVDGVVLEIAAERGARVVREGVDVAVVERQVAVGGQLLTLRGLGGVYTDVFLPLHGEFQAHNALLALVATEALLTGGAALDGGVVEVAFGDVTSPGRLEIVRSSPTVVVDGAHNPAGAQALVSSLDEAFAFQRVVGVVGVMADKDPEGILSVLEPELAEIVVTQATAARAMPADELGEIAVDVFGEDRVHVVERLDEAVARAVERAESEVERGAAVLVTGSILLVAEARVLLGRD; this comes from the coding sequence ATGAGCAGGCGCGAGGGCGGCCGCGAGCACCGCCGGGACGAGGCCGCCGCGGCCGCGCGTCGGGAGGCCGACGAGGTCTACCGGGAGATCCTGCGCCGCACGCCGGAGCACGAGATCGACCCGTCGTTCCGTCGCGTGCAGGAGGTGTGCGAGCTCCTGGGCGACCCGCAGCGCGCCTACCGCGTGGTGCACCTGACGGGCACCAACGGCAAGACGTCGACGAGCCGCATGGTCGAGCGGCTGGTCCGGGAGCACGGGCTGCGCACGGGACGGTTCACCAGCCCGCACCTCACGCGGGTCAACGAGCGCATCGCGATCGACGGCGAGCCCATCGACGACGAGACCTTCGTCGCGACGTACCGCGACGTCCTGCCCTACGTGGAGATGGTCGACGCGCGCTCGGCCGAGCGCGGCGAGCCCCGGCTGTCGTTCTTCGAGGTCTTCGTCGTGATGGCGTTCGCCGCCTTTGCGGACGCGCCCGTGGACGTCGCGGTGATCGAGGTCGGCATGGGCGGGCTGTGGGACGCCACCAACGTGGCCGACGGCGAGGTCGCGGTCATCACGCCCGTGGGCATGGACCACGAGCAGTGGCTCGGCGACACGCTCCTCGAGATCGCGGCGGTCAAGGCGGGCATCGTCAAGGACGGCGCGACGCTGGTCCTCGCGGAGCAGGACGAGGACGTCGACGGAGTGGTGCTCGAGATCGCGGCGGAGCGGGGCGCGCGCGTCGTGCGGGAGGGCGTCGACGTCGCGGTCGTGGAGCGCCAGGTGGCGGTGGGCGGTCAGCTCCTGACGCTGCGCGGGCTCGGCGGCGTCTACACGGACGTGTTCCTGCCCCTGCACGGCGAGTTCCAGGCGCACAACGCGCTCCTCGCGCTCGTCGCGACCGAGGCGCTGCTGACGGGCGGCGCCGCGCTCGACGGCGGCGTGGTCGAGGTCGCGTTCGGCGACGTGACGTCGCCCGGTCGCCTCGAGATCGTGCGCTCCAGCCCGACGGTCGTCGTGGACGGCGCGCACAACCCGGCGGGCGCGCAGGCGCTGGTCTCGTCGCTCGACGAGGCGTTCGCGTTCCAGCGCGTGGTCGGTGTGGTCGGCGTCATGGCGGACAAGGACCCCGAGGGCATCCTGTCCGTCCTCGAGCCCGAGCTGGCCGAGATCGTGGTGACGCAGGCGACCGCCGCGCGCGCGATGCCGGCCGACGAGCTCGGCGAGATCGCCGTGGACGTCTTCGGGGAGGATCGCGTGCACGTCGTCGAGCGGCTCGACGAGGCGGTGGCGCGGGCGGTCGAGCGCGCGGAGTCCGAGGTCGAGCGGGGGGCGGCGGTCCTGGTGACGGGGTCGATCCTGCTCGTGGCCGAGGCGCGGGTGCTCCTCGGCCGGGACTGA